The proteins below are encoded in one region of Triticum aestivum cultivar Chinese Spring chromosome 1B, IWGSC CS RefSeq v2.1, whole genome shotgun sequence:
- the LOC123146215 gene encoding uncharacterized protein isoform X1 — protein MYTSCRPHARAFHHHHPADLAQRGGGQPGLLPAAAWRWGGAAPRASLVAARTATEEAVYEVVLRQAALVEDLQGRRAAREADTGQRRRWRDEQLEQEGDAELGWGLLGDAYDRCGEVCAEYAKTFYLDNLFSLKPNTHAYTSDPLQFGNYGKSISPTDLATTAARISKASMDAAATAPTPLPTPHGDSVLSRVLRVPANKPITLRFIDDSQGFMLGNDYILLHVVGSARVLNHEEMGHVDCYNTL, from the exons atgTACACATCCTGCAGGCCGCACGCGCGcgccttccaccaccaccacccggccgACCTGGCCCagcggggcggcggccagcccgGCCTGCTCCCGGCCGCAGCGTGGAggtggggcggcgcggcgccgAGGGCGAGCCTGGTGGCGGCGCGGACGGCGACGGAAGAGGCGGTGTACGAGGTGGTGCTGCGGCAGGCCGCGCTGGTGGAGGACTtgcaggggcggcgggcggcgcgggaggCCGACACCGGCCAGCGCCGCCGGTGGCGGGACGAGCAGCTGGAGCAGGAGGGCGACGCCGAGCTCGGCTGGGGCCTCCTCGGCGATGCCTACGACCGCTGCGGCGAGGTCTGCGCCGAGTACGCCAAGACCTTCTACCTCG ATAATTTATTCAGTCTGAAGCCAAATACTCATGCATATACCAGTGACCCCCTACAGTTTGGAAATTATGGGAAG TCCATTTCTCCGACTGATCTAGCTACTACGGCGGCCAGAATTAGTAAG GCATCCATGGACGCCGCCGCCACTGCTCCGACCCCGCTGCCAACGCCCCATGGAGACTCTGTTCTCTCTCGTGTCCTGCGTGTCCCGGCCAACAAACCAATTACCCTAAG GTTCATTGATGACAGCCAAGGGTTCATGCTCGGAAACGACTACATCTTGCTCCATGTTGTCGGCTCAGCtagagtccttaatcatgaggagaTGGGACACGTCGATTGTTACAATACACTTTGA
- the LOC123146215 gene encoding uncharacterized protein isoform X2 — MYTSCRPHARAFHHHHPADLAQRGGGQPGLLPAAAWRWGGAAPRASLVAARTATEEAVYEVVLRQAALVEDLQGRRAAREADTGQRRRWRDEQLEQEGDAELGWGLLGDAYDRCGEVCAEYAKTFYLDNLFSLKPNTHAYTSDPLQFGNYGKASMDAAATAPTPLPTPHGDSVLSRVLRVPANKPITLRFIDDSQGFMLGNDYILLHVVGSARVLNHEEMGHVDCYNTL; from the exons atgTACACATCCTGCAGGCCGCACGCGCGcgccttccaccaccaccacccggccgACCTGGCCCagcggggcggcggccagcccgGCCTGCTCCCGGCCGCAGCGTGGAggtggggcggcgcggcgccgAGGGCGAGCCTGGTGGCGGCGCGGACGGCGACGGAAGAGGCGGTGTACGAGGTGGTGCTGCGGCAGGCCGCGCTGGTGGAGGACTtgcaggggcggcgggcggcgcgggaggCCGACACCGGCCAGCGCCGCCGGTGGCGGGACGAGCAGCTGGAGCAGGAGGGCGACGCCGAGCTCGGCTGGGGCCTCCTCGGCGATGCCTACGACCGCTGCGGCGAGGTCTGCGCCGAGTACGCCAAGACCTTCTACCTCG ATAATTTATTCAGTCTGAAGCCAAATACTCATGCATATACCAGTGACCCCCTACAGTTTGGAAATTATGGGAAG GCATCCATGGACGCCGCCGCCACTGCTCCGACCCCGCTGCCAACGCCCCATGGAGACTCTGTTCTCTCTCGTGTCCTGCGTGTCCCGGCCAACAAACCAATTACCCTAAG GTTCATTGATGACAGCCAAGGGTTCATGCTCGGAAACGACTACATCTTGCTCCATGTTGTCGGCTCAGCtagagtccttaatcatgaggagaTGGGACACGTCGATTGTTACAATACACTTTGA